AGAGAGTGCCCGGTAAAGACATAAGGGATATGAAGTAATCGTGCCAGTTGTGCGCCTGCGGCGCCGGCATCCGCATAATGACCATGGATAATGTCAGGTAAACCAGTTCGTTTGAAGTGTTGCAGCGTCTGGTCAACGAATAACTCAAGATAAGGCCACAATGCTTCTTTCCGCAAGTAACGCTTCGGCCCGAATGGGATCCTGACGATCTTGGCATTTTCAGAAATCGGCTCTTCCACTTGAGCGTAATCATCGTCGATTTTGGGATCGATGATTTGTCGGGTTAAGATTTCCACTTCGCGAACGTGCGTGTGTGCTGCCAACTCACGTGCCAGCTCTAAAACATATTTAACTTGTCCCCCCGTGTCTGAATCACGTCCTAACTCCGGATTTTGTGCACGAATCAAACCATGCAAACTGATTAATGTTACCTTCAAGTCTTCGGGTTGAATAATTGGTGTGCCGGATGTGACTGTTTCGCTTATTGGCTCTAATTGCTTCCTGGGCGACCTACTTGTCTTATTTTGAACCATTATGATTGTCCTATTATTATCCTGTTTTGCTAATTTTGGGCGAGACACTAGCTAAATCATTATGAACACAAGGCTGTAGAGATGGAGCCATCTGAAGCCGTAACTGTCAAAAATAAATAGGTTTATGGCTTATTCAGATCTGAAGAGAGCGATCCAGCCTCGTGAATAGAACGGCGACAGATTCAAAATGAGTCGCATCAGACAACAAACCTCCATTTCTATATAACCGACGCAAATAGAAAACGAACGTTAATAGTTTGCTCATTATATTTATAAAGAATACATAAATCACGATGATTTTGAAATACACTACAAGTTTGCTCAGTTTCTTCCATCGCTTTGATGCCTGTCGACCGCTACTGAATCTTTTGGCTTGTAGACTTACTTCATGATCTATTTCATATTTTCGATATCAAGTTATATATCGGAATGCAGAATTCTCTAATACTCTCTGAATACAAAGTGATAAAAGTAGTATAGTCTTCGTGAGAAGAGAATATCGATATGCATATCGTGATGACCGCAATCACCTCGTTTCAAATGAATAACGAAATGAAGATTTTGGAGGGCTGATTCTATCACGAACGAATCTATGATTCGGTGTTTAAGCATATTGAATCATCAAATTCTATAATCTGTTTACGAAACTCGTCATTTGTCGTACAGTAAACGCAAACGAACTATTTCCCAGACTCACCTTGGTAGCGGAATGTATTCCTCTATTTCGTTGTAACAGTTGTACTTGGTCGAAATATTTGTACGTTGTTAGTGAATTCTGCAGATAGAAATGCATATCCGGAAGCGGGAGTTTGCCATGTCACACGTGGAAGACCTTTGGGATGGATCGGAATATGCACAGAATTCATCGATGCAGTATCGACAGACCTTAGAAGCTCGAGAGCGTATTGACGTTAGTTTGTACAAACGGGTACTCGATATCGGATGTGGAAACGGTGCCATCACCAAATATCTGAGTCAGCAAATACCCTCTAGCCAAGTCGTCGAGCAACAATAAATGGACCTGACCCCTTTTTTCTTCTCGATACTCTGCAAATCCTTGCCGATTCGAAGGTCTTTCAGGAAGTTTGCTGCATCGACCACGGTGACCATTGTGTCTGAAGCCGCGAGGTCCGACAGCGCCTGCCTTTCCTGAATCACGAATGGGTAGGGGGCCGCCATCGGAGCTAAGCATAACCCTCAATGCTCTAATCTGGCGTAGTTTTCAGGCCAAGGATCAGGAAATGATCCACCAGATCTCCAATGTTCGATTTCGTCTTCATCCAGAAAGCAGCGCTTAAGCGACTCAGCAAACCAATCAACCTGAGCTTTGTCACCAATGACAGTCAGGTGGCAGTGACGATCACCAAAACGTCCTGTCTCCTTTGCCAGTCTCTTCCTCAGCGCCTCAAGTTCCATTTCATCAAAACGATGATCTTCTTCTTCAAGGACTGCCGCACGCCAGTATCCAATTAATTCCAGATTGATCCCACCGGCCGCCTGGTTCCAGAGTAGCGACAAGTTGTCACGGCTCGCGAGATAAAAAAATCCCTTGCTTCGGTAGATGTTTTGGCCGAGATGTTGATTGCAAACATCCCACAAACGCTGAGGATGAAACGGACGATCATCTTTAATGGCTCTGGTTACCAGATTATAGGGCCGATCGTCCTGGCACTCTAATTCGAGGGCTGGTTTCAGCTCTTTGATTAACTGTGCCACTCGATGATAGTCGTACTCAGTCATCGCCAGTACTTCATCAAGGGGAAGGTTACCCCAAGGTACAGAAACGACAGGCACCAAAGGGTTCAGTTCGTGAATGGTCCTGGCGATGGTGTTTATTTTACTTTCAGCAATTCGGTCGACCTTGGTCAGCATCAGGTGACTGCAGAACATAATTTGTTCCACCAGTAAATTCGTCGTATCCCTCTGCTGATTCTTTAGATTGCGTTGCATGATAGGAACAAGCTCTTGTCCGCAGTCGTAGTCCTGATCAATCATCGCGCTGTCGACCAGTGTCAGTACGCCTATAAGCTTGAACTGTGGCTGTGTACTAAAAAACTCGATAAGCGGCATCGGGTGACAGCTTCCCGATGTCTCAATGATCAGCAATTCCAAGGGGCTATTTGATACCATTCGCTCCAGTGCATGACGAAGCTTGTTGATCCCTTGATTGCTACTTAGAACATGAGAATGAATGGATTCAAAATTGCAGGCATCCTTTTCGAAAAATTCCCGCTGAGCGACAAGCAGGCCATCGACATCCAACTCACTCATGTCATTGACCACGACCCCAACAGAAAGATTTCTCTTGAAAGACTGAACAAGCAGGCTTGTCAAAAGGGTTGTTTTACCTGAACCAAGGAATCCATTGATAATGAGAACCGGAACCTTCATCGTTGGGTCGATTGACGCTTTCTCTTTCATGAGTCTCACTCCGTCCTGCGTTTGTTGGCGGATTCAATTTTGAAGTGCACGGTGACGGATCGTTTTTTCATTACTTCTCAGTTGAAATTGTGAATGGCTTGAGTGCTAATGATAACGGTTGGTTTTGATGCTCCCAACCTTGACGGCCGAGAAAGCGCCATGCGGCCGCCATCTTCTCGGCACGGACGAACGGCCGTAGCCAATCATCCACGCATTCCCTCCGATAAGCGAGGCCAACGGTGGAGCGCACCCGGGTTTCATAGTTGGCAATCCAGAGTAAACATGATTTCCAGAGTTCGCGAGCACGCTGCCACTGCGGTCTGCCTCGTGGCCTAGTAAAGACCGGTAGTTCGTCGGGCCAGTGAATTGCCAGTGAGAGTGACTCGACAGGAGCCCATTGAGGACAAAAGTCGAAACGGTTGAGATAGAGGCCTCCCAGTTCACGTTGTCCGAAGAACATGCCGAAGCCCCATAATGAGACGTGCAACTGATCCTGATCGAGTCGATAACACGTGGACCGATCGTCGGTGCTGCGATCTCGATGGCGTTCAAAACCAAACCCCATCAGTAGATTTTCATCGGGGTGCTCTATATCCCTTCCCCAACACCAGAGCTGTTGTTCCATCAGCTTTCCGCCAAATCTGCGTACCGGCTGAGGCATGCACCATCCTTGGCGCGTGCGCGCTAGTGCTGGGCGGCGATGTCTCGCTGGTGCGGAATTAGTCATTAGCTAGACTCCCAGGGGGCCTCATCTTGGAAATAACATCTGGAAATCCTCAGAGATCTCGACGCCGAGCAATTGCCACGCGGGAGCCATCTCCTCTACCGGTATGACTGGTTGCTTGACATTGTCCCACTCGGCCAACGTCGATCGGCGATACTCGATTCCCAAAAGCTCTACAATGTTTGATTCGTAAGTTCGTATCCAATCGATCAAATCCAAGGTCAAGGACACACAGCAATTTCGCTGAGACTCCGTAGGTACGCTTAACTTCGGCAAGTCCTCACTGGACCAGGGTGGGCATTCTAGTCTCGCGTCTGTTGTGAATTTTGGCCGAAACTTGAAACGAGGCAGGAAGACACCGCCTCGCTGAGAATCTCCATAGAACACTCCAAACCCACGTAAAACAACACGTCGACCTTGCGGCAGTTCCAGGGTATACACGCTGGAACATTTTTTGCGATGGGCGGGTGGCTCAATGCGAGTAAAGCCCACCTCGAGTAGCCAATTGCCCTCGGCACGAAGAACGTCGCGTCCCCAGCACCAGACCTGCTGGCTCAGCAGACCCACTGCATGTTTAATGAATTCTGCTTCACTTCGTTTGTGATGATTCACTTGACGTGCAACCGACATCTCAATCAGCCTCGGCAGTGGTAATCGCTGCGATGTTTGCTAATAACCAGGCAGACGCAGCAGCCAACTGCAACCAATCCCCATTAGAGCTGATTCCGTAAGTCAGCACACTGGCAATCCAACAAAGGCTGGCAACCGTTTGCCCGAGCCACTCAATTCGTAGCGCTCGTGCCAGTCGGCTTTTCCCCGCGCCAGACGCGATCTCCCTGCTGTTGGTTCCATTCATCGTGTTCGCCCCACTCGGAGGCGCGGCGGGAGCCCGTACGGTGGCCCCTTCGTCATAACCTGTCAACATACCTCGCACTCCTCCCCACAACATGAGAGATCATCTAAATACATCCCCCATTGGCGATACTTTTCTAACTCTTCCGCCGGTAGTCCCAGCGAGCTGGCGATTGCTTTGGCAACGACAGCGAAACGCTGGCGATACTTGTAGATAAAGCAAAAGACGTGATTGTCATGTCGAACAGCGGGGCCGCAGAGGAACATCCCCGGTACGACAGTCGACTCATCCTGCTCACTCAGCAATGGATATCCATCGTCGCGTCGCTCGAACAAGTCCGCGACCAGCTTGTGACTTCCTGCAAACCCACCTGCCAAAAGCGGCGGAACACTTGTTTGAAACCGACTTCCATCCTGCGCTGTGACTTCATACTGTTTACCCACACGAGTCACCGATTTGATCGGCGTTTGTGGAAACAACTCCACGTAGTCTTCAAACCATTCTTCTCGCATTCGTTCGCGCGAATATGTAGAGAGCGCAACACTGGGATCGGAACGTTCGTCTTTCCACGGACAGTCTTTGTCGAACAAACGAACTCGTTTGTCATAAAACGCCAGGTGATAAGCTGCATCAACGCCACTCTCATAACCACCGATAATGATGAAGTCGTCTCCCTCAAGATCTTCATAGCTGGCAATTGTCGCAGTGTGTTGACAGAGTTCACTGCCAACGAACCCATTCAAGCGTGGATATTGGTATTCGCCCGCGGCCCAAATCACATGCTTGGCCCGCAAGGTTTCGTCAGCTGTCTCAATGTGAAAGTCTTCACCGGCTTTCCTGATCCGCTTGACCTCGGTTTTCTCTTGGATCGGTACCTCGAAAAACTTAGCAACTCCTCGTAAATGCGACGCGTATTCGCGACCCGTAGGATGCTCAACCTCCATGCTGAACGCGGGCGAAACACCAATCGCGATCGAGTTCAGATCGAGCATGCCAATCGAATTGCTCGGAAAAGAGGGGGTGATGAATCGAGTCTCGTCCGGCCATGAGGCAAACGACGCTCCAACCCTGTGTCGCTCGAGTACCACGAAATTCTCAGTGCCCGCATGCATCAGGGCTATCGCCACTCCCACACCCGCAGCACCACCTCCAACGACAACGACATCGTAAAGTTTTACCTTAACTGAAGTTGTCATCAGTCGACCTCCTCGATTTCGAGTTCGATTTGAGGTAAAGGATCTTCCAGGTCGGACCAGGCATCGGGACCCAGTTCGAATTCAGTATCTGTCAGCAAACACCGATCAAGGATCCTTTCGATACGTTCCTGATCCAGTCCTTGCCCGATAAACACCAGTTTCTGATGTCGGTCTCCATATTCACCGAGAAACCTCGAGTGAATCTCCGCAATTTCTTCTTCGTCGCTCGGCCATTCCTCCTCGGGAGCGGATGCCCACCAGAATCCAATCGGATTCAGGCGAATTGAACAACCCGCCTGTGACCAGTCGTAGGCCCAGTCATGGCGCGATGCGATCCACATCAACCCCTTACTCCGCAGAATACCGTCGAACAAGCCATCATCGAGATTGTCATCGAGGACGTCGTTTAATCGCTTGGGATGAAAGGGCCGGTCACGATGGTAAACAAAGCTGGATATCCCGTACTCTTCTGTCTCGGTTTGCTCCTCTCCCCGTGGCACTGCCAGCCACTCCGGCATTTCTTCTGCTTCCGACAACTGAAAACGGCCTGTGCCCAGAATTGCAGACAGAGGAACACGGCTTTCTGTGGTGTGCAGAATCTCAGAGTTCGGATTGAGTCGCCGGATAATCTGGTCCAGTTGCTCCAGTTCATACGGCGAGACGAGATCGGTTTTGTTAATGATGATCACATTGGCGAATTCAACCTGATCGACCAATAAATCAACGATATTGCGATCATCTTCTTCACTCAGGCCGATACGACGATCCGTCAGATCATCCCAGGAGCCGAAATCCTTCATGAAGCTTCCAGCATCAACAACGGTCACCATCGTGTCCAGTTCGGCGAGCTGAGACAAACTGTTTCCCTCTACGTCCTCAAACGTGAATGTTTCGGCGACCGGCATTGGTTCGCTGATTCCAGTCGATTCGATCAGCAGGTAGTCGAACCTCCCCTCACTGGCCAACCGACTCACTTCGAGCAGCAGATCTTCTCGCAAAGTGCAGCAGATACAACCGTTTGTCATCTCGACAAGTTGTTCTTCCGTTCGAGAGAGATCCGCACCGCCATCGCGTACCAAGGCTGCGTCGATGTTGACCTCGCTCATGTCATTGACGATCACGGCGATACGCATTTTTTCGCGGTTCGCCAGAATGTGATTCAGTAGTGTCGTCTTGCCAGCGCCGAGGAAACCGCTCAGCACGGTAACTGGTAAGTGGGATCGTGGCGATTCTTTCTTCTGCATAGGTAACTCCAACGCTCGGTTCGTGACGGGAGAAGGGCCTTCTGAGAAATGAGCAATTCCGAAATGGGTTTCGGTTGAATCGCCATCGGCTGGCAATCGCTCAGCACCTTCCCCGTCTGTTTTTAATGCAATTATAAGTCAAATGCAATTTAATTGCAAGTAAGGGCGGTTAAAATTGCGATCAGGCCACTGAAGGATCTCTTTTGGGCATAGCCTGCCGTTTGAGTGCTCTTGAAGCAGTGAGCTGGATTTGAGAGGCTGAACAAAAGGCAGTTGGCCTGAAGCATACATAGTGAGTGTTACTGGAGCGTTAAGATGAATTGGAGCCTCTATTCTGTTCGCATATCTCGTCAAATGCGGGACAGCCAAATCAAACAAACAATACACAGCTTAAACTCGAAATCATCCCGATACACTCCGAAGTAGTTGCTTTTCTGAATCTGAATATAATTCAGAGATAGCTTATCTTTGATTGGGATAACTGATTCATTCAGGTCTCAATGGGTT
The Gimesia aquarii DNA segment above includes these coding regions:
- a CDS encoding GTP-binding protein, with product MQKKESPRSHLPVTVLSGFLGAGKTTLLNHILANREKMRIAVIVNDMSEVNIDAALVRDGGADLSRTEEQLVEMTNGCICCTLREDLLLEVSRLASEGRFDYLLIESTGISEPMPVAETFTFEDVEGNSLSQLAELDTMVTVVDAGSFMKDFGSWDDLTDRRIGLSEEDDRNIVDLLVDQVEFANVIIINKTDLVSPYELEQLDQIIRRLNPNSEILHTTESRVPLSAILGTGRFQLSEAEEMPEWLAVPRGEEQTETEEYGISSFVYHRDRPFHPKRLNDVLDDNLDDGLFDGILRSKGLMWIASRHDWAYDWSQAGCSIRLNPIGFWWASAPEEEWPSDEEEIAEIHSRFLGEYGDRHQKLVFIGQGLDQERIERILDRCLLTDTEFELGPDAWSDLEDPLPQIELEIEEVD
- a CDS encoding CobW family GTP-binding protein, producing MKEKASIDPTMKVPVLIINGFLGSGKTTLLTSLLVQSFKRNLSVGVVVNDMSELDVDGLLVAQREFFEKDACNFESIHSHVLSSNQGINKLRHALERMVSNSPLELLIIETSGSCHPMPLIEFFSTQPQFKLIGVLTLVDSAMIDQDYDCGQELVPIMQRNLKNQQRDTTNLLVEQIMFCSHLMLTKVDRIAESKINTIARTIHELNPLVPVVSVPWGNLPLDEVLAMTEYDYHRVAQLIKELKPALELECQDDRPYNLVTRAIKDDRPFHPQRLWDVCNQHLGQNIYRSKGFFYLASRDNLSLLWNQAAGGINLELIGYWRAAVLEEEDHRFDEMELEALRKRLAKETGRFGDRHCHLTVIGDKAQVDWFAESLKRCFLDEDEIEHWRSGGSFPDPWPENYARLEH
- a CDS encoding NAD(P)/FAD-dependent oxidoreductase, producing the protein MTTSVKVKLYDVVVVGGGAAGVGVAIALMHAGTENFVVLERHRVGASFASWPDETRFITPSFPSNSIGMLDLNSIAIGVSPAFSMEVEHPTGREYASHLRGVAKFFEVPIQEKTEVKRIRKAGEDFHIETADETLRAKHVIWAAGEYQYPRLNGFVGSELCQHTATIASYEDLEGDDFIIIGGYESGVDAAYHLAFYDKRVRLFDKDCPWKDERSDPSVALSTYSRERMREEWFEDYVELFPQTPIKSVTRVGKQYEVTAQDGSRFQTSVPPLLAGGFAGSHKLVADLFERRDDGYPLLSEQDESTVVPGMFLCGPAVRHDNHVFCFIYKYRQRFAVVAKAIASSLGLPAEELEKYRQWGMYLDDLSCCGEECEVC